A region of Chitinophaga horti DNA encodes the following proteins:
- a CDS encoding OmpA family protein, whose amino-acid sequence MKKITRIWLLLLLIPGPYVNAQYVMDYKRTADNYFESKDYYSAAQYYTRALGGYKSTKLEVKPYLPEKRTPKKGKAFKDHEQMVYKLAESYRMYFDYGNAEKTYAEVLAQPEATTMFPLARFWYGVSLRANAKYDEALSQFQQFKQEYKTLDDYANRANLEIANCEFASNEMKKPSRFEVQKMAGNINQGGANYAAAQPNTSTLYFTSSRLDQSELEKKNTPFVNNIYEATAGVNDSYSNEKKVQIPIAKGFEQGTPAFSADGNTMYLTRWSVKDGVKNAMIYTSAKQGDTWSEPAPLDAAVNVPGYSSKEPFATPDGKYLVFASNRPGGMGKYDLWYSTIIDGKIGTAQNMGTTINTKDEEQAAFYDPKSKMLVFSTNGRIGFGGLDFFQSKGEFGNWTVPENMGTPLNSQKDDVYYASADSDLGMRKGYISSDRESVCCLEIYSVKRKSKMLGGLVLDCDTRQPLTGTKVTLLDTVANKVIDQMVIDESGLYTFEVEMKKRYKILAEKENYFTKALQVSTNPLERMDTLMSPSLCLNRYEIGKAIILKDIFYDYNKADLRSQSLVVLDTLLQIMIDNPAITIELSAHTDSKGTDAYNLKLSEARAQACVNYLISKGIARNRLESKGYGESKPIAPNNQPNGKDNPDGRQLNRRTEFKVLRN is encoded by the coding sequence ACGAAGCTGGAAGTAAAGCCATATCTGCCGGAAAAACGAACACCCAAAAAAGGCAAGGCGTTTAAGGACCATGAACAGATGGTATACAAGCTGGCAGAATCCTACCGTATGTATTTCGATTATGGTAATGCGGAAAAGACGTACGCAGAAGTGCTGGCGCAGCCGGAAGCAACAACGATGTTTCCGCTAGCGCGGTTCTGGTATGGCGTAAGCCTTCGCGCCAATGCGAAGTATGACGAGGCGCTCAGTCAGTTTCAGCAGTTTAAGCAGGAATATAAAACACTGGACGATTACGCGAACCGCGCAAACCTCGAGATAGCGAACTGCGAATTTGCATCGAACGAAATGAAGAAGCCATCCCGTTTTGAAGTGCAAAAGATGGCCGGAAATATTAACCAGGGTGGGGCGAACTATGCGGCCGCACAGCCGAATACTAGCACACTATACTTTACCTCTTCACGGCTGGACCAGTCTGAATTGGAGAAAAAGAATACACCGTTCGTGAATAACATTTACGAAGCGACTGCCGGTGTGAACGACTCCTACAGCAATGAAAAAAAAGTGCAGATCCCTATAGCGAAAGGTTTTGAACAGGGTACGCCGGCTTTCAGCGCGGATGGTAATACGATGTACCTGACCCGTTGGAGCGTAAAAGATGGTGTGAAGAACGCAATGATTTACACAAGCGCGAAACAGGGTGACACCTGGAGCGAGCCAGCCCCGCTGGATGCTGCGGTAAACGTGCCAGGTTATAGTTCCAAAGAACCTTTTGCGACCCCTGATGGTAAGTACCTGGTGTTCGCATCGAACCGCCCGGGCGGCATGGGTAAATATGACCTCTGGTACAGTACGATCATCGATGGAAAGATAGGCACCGCGCAAAATATGGGTACCACCATCAACACAAAAGATGAAGAGCAGGCGGCGTTTTATGATCCTAAATCAAAGATGCTCGTGTTCAGTACGAACGGCCGCATTGGTTTTGGGGGACTAGATTTCTTCCAAAGTAAAGGAGAGTTCGGCAACTGGACGGTGCCTGAAAATATGGGCACTCCGCTCAATTCGCAGAAGGACGATGTGTATTATGCATCTGCAGACAGCGACCTCGGTATGCGTAAAGGATATATCAGTTCCGACCGTGAATCGGTGTGCTGCCTGGAAATTTACAGCGTAAAACGTAAATCTAAAATGCTCGGCGGCCTGGTGCTGGACTGCGATACACGCCAGCCACTTACAGGTACTAAAGTGACACTGCTGGATACAGTTGCTAACAAAGTGATCGACCAGATGGTAATCGACGAATCGGGACTGTACACGTTTGAAGTGGAAATGAAAAAGCGTTATAAAATACTGGCGGAAAAAGAAAACTACTTCACCAAAGCACTGCAGGTGAGTACGAATCCGCTCGAACGTATGGATACGCTGATGAGCCCATCACTTTGCCTGAATCGTTATGAGATCGGCAAGGCGATTATCCTCAAAGATATTTTCTACGACTACAACAAGGCCGATCTGCGTTCGCAGTCGCTGGTCGTGTTGGATACCTTACTCCAGATTATGATTGATAACCCGGCCATCACCATTGAGCTGAGTGCACATACCGACAGTAAGGGCACTGATGCTTATAACCTCAAACTGTCAGAAGCAAGGGCGCAAGCTTGCGTAAACTACCTTATCAGTAAAGGTATCGCCCGAAACAGGCTCGAAAGTAAAGGTTATGGTGAGTCCAAACCGATTGCCCCCAACAACCAGCCTAACGGCAAAGACAACCCTGACGGTCGACAGCTGAACAGGCGAACTGAATTTAAGGTGTTGCGCAATTAA